A portion of the Lolium rigidum isolate FL_2022 chromosome 1, APGP_CSIRO_Lrig_0.1, whole genome shotgun sequence genome contains these proteins:
- the LOC124682571 gene encoding uncharacterized protein LOC124682571: MTECIVGTSKISSHSLKRLRMQYCSFCHDDVRTRISVPSLADLQLESFHGRAPMLETNTSLKTAFVSPCSVDERCREGDSNECCATCAKCCGNDDDHPNGCVLLGGLSTATHLKLITESPGQFIFRRDLKWCPTFVKLKKLFLDDWCVEADLCALVCMLEHSPILEQLTLQLSKGPERTLEREQKYGLMEKSTSVSQHLKTVNVKCHEVDLRVSKILKFLSTFDIDITIEKKGKIIPFEEVVTDFGLSVDIPPHDQSGVQG, translated from the exons ATGACGGAATGCATCGTAGGAACCAGCAAGATTTCGTCCCATTCACTCAAGCGGCTGCGCATGCAATATTGCTCTTTCTGCCATGATGATGTCCGGACTCGTATCTCTGTCCCGAGTCTCGCTGACCTGCAGCTCGAGTCTTTCCATGGCAGAGCTCCAATGCTTGAAACCAACACATCATTGAAAACCGCATTTGTCTCTCCTTGCTCTGTAGATGAACGCTGTCGAGAAGGCGATTCTAACGAATGTTGTGCTACTTGTGCTAAATGTTGTGGTAATGACGATGACCATCCCAACGGCTGTGTGCTTCTTGGAGGTTTGTCCACCGCAACACATTTGAAGTTGATAACAGAATCTCCTGGACAG TTTATTTTCAGAAGGGATTTGAAATGGTGTCCCACATTTGTTAAGTTGAAGAAACTATTTCTGGATGATTGGTGTGTGGAAGCTGACCTCTGTGCACTAGTTTGCATGCTTGAGCATTCACCAATCCTTGAGCAGCTAACACTTCAATTGAGTAAA GGACCTGAACGTACTTTGGAAAGGGAGCAAAAATATGGTCTGATGGAGAAATCAACCTCTGTATCACAGCACCTTAAGACGGTCAATGTGAAATGTCACGAGGTTGATCTGAGAGTCTCCAAAATTTTGAAGTTCTTGAGTACATTTGACATAGATATTACTatcgaaaagaaaggaaaaat TATTCCGTTTGAAGAGGTGGTGACAGACTTTGGGCTGTCGGTGGACATACCACCCCATGACCAGTCAGGAGTGCAAGGTTGA